The Mobula hypostoma chromosome 5 unlocalized genomic scaffold, sMobHyp1.1 SUPER_5_unloc_2, whole genome shotgun sequence genome includes the window GCAAAGACCCTGCCATTGACCCCATAACCCCCACCCCAGTCACAACTCTTTCTGCCCcaatcaccccccccacccagccaTGGCCTCCCCAACCCCCTTTCCCACAGTCACATACCCCCTCCCACTTACCCGGGTAGTTACTGACAAAGCTCTTGTACAGATCTGCCAGCTTGTCGCCTGAGATGTAACGGCTGGGGTCATCCGGAGACTTGAAGTCCAGGTCGTACTGCCCCTTGCGGAAGAACTCTGATGCTGCCACGTCCATCCCGATGACCACCTTGTCGGAATAGCCGGCCTTCCCGATGGCTGACTTCAGCAGCTCCAGAGCTGGGGAGATCCAGGTGGCTTTTAACACGAGCATCCAGTGGATCCCCTCACTGCCACCTCCAAAGAAACCCCCCTTAGCCCCAGCATCCTGTCAAACACTTCTCCCCACCCCAAACACAAGATCACTGATAACCCTCACCACAGCCACAATCCCAACCCTAATCTGAAGGGGGCAGTCAGAGCAAATCCCTGGCACCATTCAGAGACCAAAGTTCAGTGCAATGCCCAGACTGTTCCCGGAGACCCGGCCGGCAAATTCTCCAAGCGACACAAAGTTGTCCCTGATCTTGTTACCTCTCCAGTGCTAAATTGGGCCCTGACATTTGAAAGTGAAGGTCAAAGGCCATACTAGAGGTGCTGATAACAAAGGTCAGCTCACACACCCTTCCCACAGACTCGCAGCAGCTGCCCCGGAGGCTTGGCACACTGCCCACCAACAGCTGGTGCCCCTGCTCAGCAACGACTGGCCATCAACCTGCTCCATCTCAAAAGAGAAGCCGATAATCAGCGAGCGCTGTAGCGCTGATGTTGGGTCACCAGCTACCAGACGCATTCATTTCCAAAGGACTAAAATCTTTTTTAAAAGCTGAGGTTTTATGGGGTGGTGGCCAGACCACATTGAGATACTGAGAGTAATTCTGGGTCCTGCACCCAAGGGAGGATGTGCTAGTCCTGaggtggttcatgagaatgaagccgggaatgaaagtgttaacaggAGCGTTTGATGAATTTGGGCCCATACTCGATGGAGTTAAGGAAGATGGTTGGTGGGACACCATTGCACTTACTGGATATTGAAAAGTCTGggtaaaggatgtttcccatagtgggggaaatctagtgccagagggcacagcctcagaattgagggacatccctttagatctGAAATAAGGGCAGAGggcagtgaacctgtggaattcatttcacaGAGGTGCGGAGgggggtacatttaaggcagaaattgataggttcttgattggaaggggttagggttaatggggagaaggtggaagaatgggtgtgcagactcaatggggcagATGGCAGAATCCTGCACCCATGCGTAATGATCTGTGGTCCTGAGAACTGTGATCCATCAGCCAGTGATGGCTAGGAACTGTCCAACCCTGTCTGTCTGTAGCTGATTTCTGCTCTCTACCCCTTTCAGCAGCCCAGGTTCATCTGATGGTGCTGTAGGCCCCTGGGGAAGGTGCAAGTAGCAGGTCAGGGGAAACAACCCTGGACAACTTCATTCTGGGCcccttggtggtggtggtggacgGATTTCTCAGTGGTTTGGGGAAAGATGGTGAGGACCCCTCATCTTTTGGCCACACCTTACATGTCTAATGGACCTGAAGCAGAGACTTTGAACAATGAATACCCCCACCTCTCAACAAAACACCTCTTACCTTCGTTATTCTCCAAGATGTTAGGAGCAAAGCCCCCCTCGTCACCCACGTTGGTGGCATCCTTGCCGTACTTGGCCTTGATGACGTTCTTAAGGTTGTGGTAGACCTCAGCCCCGATGCGCATGGCCTCCTTGAAGTTTGCAGCTCCCACTGGCAGGATCATGAACTCCTGCATGGCCAGCTTGTTGCCTGCGTGGGAGCCACCATTGATCACATTGAAAGCCTGCAAGACAAGAGGGTGAAGTGAGTCCAGCTTGTCTGCCAACCCAACGCCAGTAAGAAGCCCAGCATTAGCTTGCTGCTGACACAAGGCCAATGAGAACCTGCCTCCCATCCTGCTCTCATCAGCCTGCCTCACCCCGAGTTGTGATTGAGCCCCCTCCAACTGGATCTGGACATGTACAGGGTGGGGAGGTGACAGTGAAGAGCACTCACCGGGACTGGGAGAATCACTTCGGTGTTACCAGCGAGGTCGGCAATGTGGCGGTACAGAGGCACACCTTTCTCCTTTGCTGCAGCCTTGCAAACAGCCAAGGAGATTCCCAGAATGGCGTTGGCACCAAACTTAGCTAGGGAAGACAGCGACAATTACCATTGAGTCTGCAGGGTTAACACAGCAAGTAAAATAGGGAAGAGCGGGTGGAGCCACACTTACATTTGTTCTCGGTCCCGTCGAGCTTCAGCATGAACTTATCAATTTTCTCCTGTTCCACCACCGGCAAATTCTGTAGACAAAGTGGATGGTTAGATCTGACCCACCACGTTCCAGAGGGATTTCACAATGCAGCAAGAGCACAGGCCCATCTCCTGGACGGAGCGCACTTCAAAAACTTATTAAGTCAAGGACACAACGGGCCAGGGAATGCCCATTAATTCCCAAGGCAGCCTGCacacacatgctggaggaactcagcaggtcggccagTATaggagaggggaataaacagtcaacgttttcgaCCAAGACTGGAAATGAGGGATAAGAATAGGAAGGTTGGGGGAGTGGAAGTAGGTTAAGATGGCTGGTGGCAAGTGCGACCAGGCATGGGGGACGGGCGAAATAAAatgctgggaggtgaaaggtggacaAGGCTGAAAGAAATGAGACAAtagaggagactggaccatggaagaaagggaaggaaggaggtgaggaggcaaaaaaaaatgagaggggagtcagaattggaaatggaaaaaagaggaggggagggaaaagcCTCAGCAATCaatgttgaggctggaggctgccaCGAAGGAACACAAGctcttgctcctccaacccaagaGTGGCCTCTTCATAGCTGGAGACTGCTCAGTCGTTCCAGTCCCTCTCCAGCCTCACAGGCCTTCAGCAGCAGCCCAATACAGGGCACAGGCCAGGGTGCTGGCACGCCTGCAATCTTTGCCCTATGCTTCTGCAGGCATGGGGCCAAGCAAAGTGCAGAGGGgacattcacaaggatgatcccgggaatgaatgGAGTTTGTGAGAGAGACAGCTCTGCAGTCTGAagcaggatctcattgaaacttacagaaTACTGAAAAGCCTACATAGAGTGGGTGTTTCTAATAGTGTGAGTGTCAAGGATCTGAGGGCATGTACAGGGACAGAGGACACAGACGGCAGTGAGGGTGTAGGGACATTACCTGTTTGATGAGCTCTGGGCCTAAAGTGTCATTGATGTGCTGTATGGCTTTCAGGACCCCTGTGGGAACAAAAAGACAGGTGAATGATGGCTGTCCGGAAGACGACAGCCAGCACTGCTTTCAGCCTGACACACAGTGCAGTGATCTCCTAGCAACCGGAGCAGAGGGGCTCAGACAGATGGCCTCTCTGCTCAGTGAGTGATTGCAACTTAATCCACAGCTCCAGACAGAATGAATGAGACAGGGCTgcaggagggggtggggagaggtcaAGCCAGTAACCTGCTGTTCACAGTGGAAAGACCACTGTCCGTCAGCTACCCTGGGGCTCAGCTGACCCAGTTTCAGGGGAATTGACCCCAGGGGGAGGGGGGCATTGTTACTCTGGCCGTGGCAGTGATCCAACATTCCCCCCCACCAACCACTGGATCAGCCCCAGCTACTCAGTTTCACACTCGTTTCatggggggaggatgggggtggggagaataGAGGGGAATAATGTTGGCCATTACCCTCCTGTTCCCAACTCTGAGCCTAATGGAAATTCCTTACCTTTGCCCAGGTACCGGGACTTGTCACCATCTCTTAGCTCCAGAGCCTCATAGATGCCTGTGGATGCTCCACTAGGTACCGCAGCACGGAAGTGGCCTGTGGGCCGGGGAAGAAGAGTAGAGAAAGAGGTCAGAACAGCCAAACAGATTTAACTATGGCCAGCTCCAGTCAGTGGCACCACCCCCCATGCAACCGTTCCCCCTCACCACCCTAGTCCCAGCCACCCTTACACAccgcccccaccccaccaccatcccctcCTGCTCTGGAACCCTTCATCCACCCGCATCTTCTCCGGTCCCCGTGTCCCGGTGGGCAGCTCACCTTTGGCCGTGTACAGATCGACTTCGACCGTGGGGTTTCCCCTGGAGTCCAGGATCTCCCGGGCGTGGATCTTCTGGATGGACATCTTCCGTTCCTGCAACACATCGATCCGTTACCGGGGAAGGGAAGTAcggacggcggggggggggggggggggggggagaagagaaagtGAGAGCAGGGTACACCCCACCCCAGAATCTGGAGTGTAGGGTGAGGAACCCGTGGAGTCCCGCCACACCAATGGCCCAAACCCTCAGGAGCAGCCTGCCCGATACCGGCGGGGCGCCACCTAGGGCTAGCCGCGTaccaatgggccgaatagcctgattGGAAACTACAAACACATGGATACAAGCCGGGCGGTATGATTGAATAACACACAGCATGAGAGAAAGGGGAAGCCGGACGAGCAATGTTGGAAGTGGCAGGAAATATTGGAGTTGGTGGGGAAGGTAACGAGGCCGAGAGCAGCATCTCATCCGCCTCCCCCTAGTGCGGTCTCAAAAAACCCTTACGGCCCCTCATCCTGTACATTCTCAGATACCTGGAGACCTCCGGAACCCACCCTCAAGTATCCCCGGGGAGAGCCCGTCCACACCCTGCAGGAACTAACCTGCCTCACCGCCGCTCTGCCGCTCGCTGACGCAGCCACTTCCTGCTCTGCATTTTAAAGCCTCCCGTCCACCACGCCCACCGCCGCGTCAGGGACCATCCACATTTTCCAACCGCTCTTTCGGGCGCTGTCTCCTCCACACACGTGTTCCAAATCGCGGCCCGCCTGTCTCTGCTTGCCGGCGCCGCTGAAACCCAATCCCCTCCACCCCAccgattcccaccccccagctcGCCGTCACTCCCTAACTCGGCTGCACTGACCTAACTTGGCCAAGCTTCGTTCCTCCAGATCGGACTTACGCTGACTCTTGGCCTCAGCACtgtctccccttcaccattccatccTCGTCTTCTCTATAACCTCCTTCTCTTCTACCTGCACTCTGTAATCTCCTTCCCTCCAACTCTTCCTTTCTCCTGTAATCTTCCTCCACCCTCCCCTGTCATCCACTTCTCCCCTTACCCCTTCTTTACCCCCACCCTCCTCTCATccacttctcccttccccttctttacccccaccctcctctctcatccacttctccccttcccccttctttacCCTCACCCTCCTCTCATCcacttctcccttcccccttctttaCCCTCACCCTCCTCTCATCCACTTCTTCTTTACccccactctcctctcatccACTTCTCCCCTTACCCCTTCTTTACCCCCACCCTCCTCTCATccacttctcccttcccttctttacccccaccctcctgtcttccacttctccccttcccccttctttacccccaccctcctgtcttccacttctccccttcccccttctttacCCAGCCTCCCTCCATAATCATGCCTTAAGTAACCTCAATCCCCTCCTCCTCCATCACCCTTTCCCGACCTACTCGAGAACGTAAGGAGCAATCCGCCATGGGCTCCGTCCCACACGTTCCTTCTCCCAGCCTGTTCACTGCAACCTTGCCTAACCCACGCTCAGAATCTTTGGGACAGAACCCCCATAAAACCGGGTAAGAAATTACGAAGGCCCACAACCCTGAGAAGAAACTCTTCCTCCAATCTGTATGAGACGGACCACTGAGACACGGGAAGAGGCAGCGGCCCATTCCGGAGCAGCATACAGTCGGCTGCAGAAATTCAGCGGGTCGAGCAGCGTCTGTGGATCCTCTCTCTCCAGATGAGGGTTTATTGCAGATTGCACGTCATTTGAAATGGGTTATATTTCGGGGGATGGGGAGGCTCCCTCTCAGTCTACCCCCATTATGTCTGTTTTGCAATAAAATTATCTCTCATTATTCTAAATGTGTTGGCTTAGCCTCGCCAGATAAAACAGCTAAGATACAGATCGAGGTCCGGCTCCAGACCCCGACGTCTCCAGCTCTTGGTCATCTTACAAAGCCCCTTTGCCAGTGTAGGATTCCAGCAGCTTCTTGCAATATACAGTACGTATGTTTCAATAGCATACGGGAACCGCCGGAGTTTGACCTATGCAGTTGGCAGCTGCCGGGGTGACCGGGAACAGGTCTAGCGAATACCGTGGAAAATGTGGACGGTTCCTTACCGCATTCACCAGCTGCAGTTGTGCAAAGGTCAGGGTTCACGAGCGACCGGTGCAGACATGCAGCCAGGCACGTAAATCTGCAGCGTGCGGCACTCGCTGCAAATGCTGCCGCAACATCCTGGTTTGTCCCCAGACACCCCCCACTCGGCCCCTCTGCCCATACTTCCCCACTCGGCCCCTCTGCCCATGCTTCCCCGTGCCCACACCCCTTCCTGATGTTCCGCGCGCCGAGGCACCCAAGGAGACTCCAAGGTCATCGGACTTCAGTCCGGGTGGTGCTGCCGCCGTGTCCTTATGCCCACCGACTGCGAACTTTTACTGCCCATGGGTCCATCACTGCGGCTCATTCAGCCGGTGtagtggcggggtggggggggcgcaAAATGGACCGTGGGGATCCGTCAGGGGAGTGCGGAGGGCATCGAGGGAATGGAGATGTTGTGAATCTGATActgagggtggaggagggagtgGTTGGGTGGGGGAATGAAGAGGGAAAGGTTCGGGTGGGTGGGGATGTGGTTAGGGTGGGGGAGTGAGGAGGAAGGGGCTTGGGTGGGTGGGGATGTGGTTAGGGtgggggagtgtggaaggaggggCTCTAGGCTGgtgggggagtgaggagggagaggcttgggtgggttggggaggagggagaggctTGAAGGTGGGGGGGATGAGGAGAATGCAGCGAAGGGTGGGTGGGGCTCAGATGGGTTTGGGTGTCTGATTCTGAGGCAGTGAATGCCCAAACACACAGGACCACAGCTGGCTACTGAGGATAATGGACACACCCTAGTCCATCATGGCTGCTGCTCTCTCCACCActgacagcatccatcatgacgttccaggccatgccctcttcaagTCTCACACAGTCATGTTCAGGACTGTTCAGTTTTTCAACCTGTTGTAACTTGAGGAAAGTCAATGGAGAGACTttgaagctagtggatacagaagtgttttattcaacaaaaacgaGCAttaggcatcatattgagaccttGGGGGAATAGGCCTCCTGACCCAATATTGCATGGTATATGTTAACGATCAAcgataacagcaggacaattctatagttacaatataCTTACCATGCTTCCTTTGAATCACATATTCACCCTCActtcagacac containing:
- the LOC134341117 gene encoding alpha-enolase-like, which translates into the protein MSIQKIHAREILDSRGNPTVEVDLYTAKGHFRAAVPSGASTGIYEALELRDGDKSRYLGKGVLKAIQHINDTLGPELIKQNLPVVEQEKIDKFMLKLDGTENKSKFGANAILGISLAVCKAAAKEKGVPLYRHIADLAGNTEVILPVPAFNVINGGSHAGNKLAMQEFMILPVGAANFKEAMRIGAEVYHNLKNVIKAKYGKDATNVGDEGGFAPNILENNEALELLKSAIGKAGYSDKVVIGMDVAASEFFRKGQYDLDFKSPDDPSRYISGDKLADLYKSFVSNYPVVSIEDPFDQDDWENWSKFTKGTTIQIVGDDLTVTNPKRIQTAVDKGACNCLLLKVNQIGTVTESIQACKLAQTSGWGVMVSHRSGETEDPFIADLVVGLCTGQIKTGAPCRSERLSKYNQLMRIEEELGAKAKFAGRDFRRPLKK